A window from Flavobacteriales bacterium encodes these proteins:
- a CDS encoding RDD family protein — MKNIDIVTSHNVTIEYQLASVMDRFLALLIDTSILGGWAFLVLMVAANTGNSDDFETIYLLLFTPVSLSYHLISEMFFGGQSIGKRAMGIKVVRLNGQNPTMGECLLRWIFRMVDIAATAGALAALFASASDQGQRLGDKIARTVVIKLNPHSRYTINDILSIRDASQHTEAKYPQVTRLTDEDMLLIKNALERYKLNPNLHHKKLLEQLSQKVVEALGISENPTDKVSFLRSLLQDYIVLTR; from the coding sequence ATGAAAAACATCGACATTGTTACTTCTCACAATGTGACCATCGAGTACCAACTCGCATCGGTAATGGATCGTTTTCTGGCTTTGCTGATTGATACATCGATATTGGGAGGCTGGGCTTTTTTGGTTTTGATGGTAGCGGCCAACACAGGTAACAGTGATGATTTCGAAACGATTTATCTGTTATTGTTTACGCCGGTTTCGCTATCGTATCATTTGATTTCGGAAATGTTTTTCGGTGGACAAAGCATTGGCAAACGGGCGATGGGGATCAAGGTGGTTCGGCTGAACGGACAAAACCCCACCATGGGCGAATGTTTACTGCGCTGGATTTTCCGAATGGTGGATATTGCCGCAACCGCCGGAGCTCTGGCTGCTTTATTTGCAAGTGCCAGCGATCAGGGTCAACGCCTGGGCGATAAAATTGCCCGCACGGTGGTGATTAAATTAAATCCGCATAGCAGATATACCATCAACGACATTCTATCCATCCGCGATGCCAGTCAGCATACCGAAGCGAAATACCCGCAGGTGACCCGTTTAACGGATGAGGACATGTTATTGATAAAAAATGCGCTGGAGCGGTATAAGTTAAATCCGAATCTGCATCATAAAAAATTATTGGAACAACTTTCTCAAAAAGTAGTGGAAGCATTGGGGATTTCAGAAAACCCAACAGATAAGGTTTCCTTTTTAAGATCCTTGTTGCAGGATTATATTGTTTTGACCCGTTGA